In one Mucilaginibacter ginsenosidivorax genomic region, the following are encoded:
- a CDS encoding MiaB/RimO family radical SAM methylthiotransferase, with amino-acid sequence MMDLVLPDKVHDESRQGEALVLEQPVTGKNNGRKLYIESYGCAMNFSDSEIVASILSEQGFETTGDHNLADVIFINTCSIRENAETRVRNRLKEFAITKVKNPGLVVGVLGCMAERLKSKFLEEEKLVDVVVGPDAYRDLPNLIDQVDSGQKAVNVLLSREETYADISPVRLNSNGINAFVSIMRGCDNMCSFCVVPFTRGRERSRDPQSIVAECTDLFDKGYREVTLLGQNVDSYKWKKDSPTQPSPEGRALETEVDQKVSPTGGDLEGAVNFANLLEMVALINPDLRVRFSTSHPKDITDEVLYTIAKYDNICNYIHLPVQSGNTRILDLMNRTYDRDWYINRIDAIRRIIGDCAISTDVITGFCTETDEEHAETVSMMDYVKYDFAYMFKYSERPGTLAAKRYADDIPEEVKQKRLTEIVAKQQEYSYYRAQARVGKVEKVLIEGFSKKSKNDYCGRSDQNAMVIFPVADNYKPGQYVNVLIERTTTATLIGRVV; translated from the coding sequence ATGATGGATTTAGTTCTTCCGGATAAGGTACATGATGAGAGCAGGCAGGGCGAGGCTTTAGTTTTAGAGCAGCCGGTGACGGGTAAAAATAATGGCCGTAAACTTTATATTGAAAGTTATGGCTGTGCAATGAATTTTAGCGATAGCGAAATTGTTGCGTCCATATTGTCTGAACAGGGTTTTGAAACCACCGGCGATCATAATTTGGCCGATGTTATATTTATAAATACTTGCTCTATCCGCGAGAATGCCGAAACCCGTGTGCGTAACCGCTTAAAGGAGTTTGCTATTACCAAGGTTAAAAATCCGGGTTTGGTGGTAGGTGTGTTGGGCTGTATGGCCGAACGCCTGAAATCGAAATTTTTAGAAGAAGAGAAACTGGTTGACGTAGTTGTTGGCCCCGATGCATACCGCGACCTGCCTAACCTGATAGACCAGGTTGATAGTGGCCAGAAAGCCGTGAACGTATTGCTATCCCGCGAGGAAACTTATGCGGATATCAGCCCGGTACGTTTAAACAGCAACGGTATTAACGCCTTTGTCTCTATTATGCGTGGCTGCGATAACATGTGCTCGTTTTGTGTGGTGCCTTTTACCCGTGGCCGCGAACGCAGCCGCGACCCACAATCAATAGTAGCCGAATGTACCGATCTGTTTGATAAAGGATACCGCGAGGTTACTTTGTTGGGGCAAAATGTGGATTCGTATAAATGGAAGAAGGACAGCCCCACCCAACCCTCCCCGGAAGGGAGGGCTTTAGAAACTGAAGTTGATCAAAAAGTCTCCCCTACCGGGGGAGATTTAGAGGGGGCTGTCAATTTTGCCAACCTTTTGGAAATGGTGGCGCTCATTAATCCCGATTTGCGCGTTCGCTTTTCTACGTCGCACCCTAAGGATATAACTGATGAGGTTTTATATACTATTGCCAAATACGATAATATTTGCAACTATATACATCTGCCGGTGCAATCGGGCAATACCCGCATCCTTGATTTGATGAACCGCACTTACGACCGCGATTGGTATATCAACAGGATCGACGCTATCCGCCGGATTATCGGCGACTGCGCAATTTCTACCGATGTAATAACCGGCTTTTGTACCGAAACCGACGAGGAGCATGCCGAAACCGTAAGCATGATGGATTACGTGAAATACGATTTTGCCTACATGTTTAAATATAGCGAGCGCCCCGGAACCTTAGCCGCGAAACGCTATGCTGATGATATCCCCGAGGAAGTAAAGCAAAAACGACTAACCGAGATAGTAGCCAAGCAGCAGGAATACTCTTACTACCGTGCGCAGGCACGCGTTGGTAAGGTAGAGAAAGTACTTATTGAGGGCTTCTCCAAAAAATCAAAAAACGATTATTGCGGCCGCAGCGATCAAAACGCCATGGTGATTTTCCCGGTAGCCGACAACTACAAACCCGGCCAATATGTGAACGTTTTGATTGAAAGGACTACTACGGCTACGTTGATAGGGAGGGTTGTATAG
- a CDS encoding four helix bundle protein — protein sequence MRHNFKNLKIWLKAMDLTDMVFEFSKELPANERYNLIDQINRSCCSVPSNIAEGSGKNTDKHFAEFLSIAISSSFELETQLLICERRKYGSVGKLKECIDLVSEVQRMLFSFREYILKTEVKSFNS from the coding sequence ATGCGGCATAATTTTAAGAATTTGAAGATATGGCTAAAGGCAATGGACCTGACAGATATGGTTTTTGAATTTAGCAAGGAATTACCCGCTAATGAAAGATATAATTTGATTGATCAGATAAACAGGAGTTGTTGTTCCGTCCCCTCAAATATTGCTGAGGGATCTGGGAAAAATACCGATAAACATTTTGCCGAATTTTTATCGATAGCAATTTCATCATCATTTGAATTGGAAACACAATTATTAATATGTGAGCGTAGAAAATATGGGTCGGTAGGTAAACTAAAGGAATGTATAGATTTAGTTTCTGAAGTTCAAAGGATGTTATTTTCTTTCAGAGAGTACATCTTAAAAACGGAAGTTAAAAGTTTTAATTCTTGA
- a CDS encoding sigma-54 interaction domain-containing protein, with translation MEIQEIKQRFGIIGNSPLLNRAINIANQVAPTDISVLITGESGSGKEVFSHIIHQMSPRKHGPFIAVNCGAIPEGTIDSELFGHEKGSYTGAVGERKGYFETVNGGTIFLDEIAEMPLGTQARLLRVLESGQYIKVGSSKVEKTNVRVIAATNVDVYDAVKSGKFREDLYYRLNTVPLKIPPLRDRKEDVYLLFRKFTSDFTDKYRTPPIQLDEEAQQVLINYSWPGNVRQLKNMAEQLAVLERDRIITGPTLLTYIPQEANGRNLPMRVGNPGKEDFSERDILYKVLFDMKRDMVELKKLVADIIEHGGVSTNYANHSQTLNQLYRDIEIPGGPEGQFTLQQPVNTNSNNSNIVGNDAYNITHEAEEVEESLSLIEKESDLIRKALKKHKGKRKLAANELGISERTLYRKIKELNL, from the coding sequence ATGGAAATACAAGAAATAAAACAACGCTTCGGGATCATTGGCAATTCGCCATTGTTGAACCGGGCCATAAATATAGCCAACCAGGTGGCGCCTACAGATATTTCGGTACTGATTACCGGCGAAAGCGGGAGCGGTAAAGAAGTGTTTTCGCACATTATACACCAGATGAGTCCGCGTAAGCATGGGCCTTTCATCGCGGTGAACTGTGGGGCTATACCCGAGGGAACTATCGATTCAGAATTATTTGGTCACGAAAAAGGTTCTTATACAGGTGCTGTTGGCGAACGTAAGGGTTACTTTGAAACCGTAAACGGTGGTACTATATTTTTAGATGAAATTGCCGAGATGCCTTTAGGTACCCAGGCCCGTTTGCTCAGGGTGCTTGAATCTGGCCAGTACATTAAAGTAGGCTCATCAAAGGTGGAGAAAACCAACGTGCGTGTTATAGCCGCTACCAATGTTGATGTTTATGATGCTGTAAAAAGCGGTAAGTTCAGGGAAGATCTTTACTATCGTTTAAATACGGTGCCATTAAAAATTCCGCCTTTGCGAGACAGGAAAGAGGATGTTTACCTGCTGTTCAGGAAATTTACATCTGATTTTACCGATAAATACCGTACGCCGCCAATTCAATTGGATGAAGAGGCGCAACAGGTGCTGATAAACTATAGCTGGCCGGGTAATGTGCGTCAGCTTAAAAATATGGCCGAGCAGTTAGCTGTATTGGAGCGCGATCGCATTATTACAGGGCCCACCTTGTTAACCTATATCCCCCAGGAGGCTAACGGCCGCAATTTACCTATGCGTGTGGGTAACCCCGGTAAGGAAGATTTTTCTGAACGCGATATATTGTACAAAGTACTGTTTGATATGAAACGCGATATGGTTGAACTGAAAAAGCTGGTGGCCGATATTATAGAACATGGTGGTGTATCAACCAATTACGCCAACCACTCGCAAACGCTTAACCAGTTGTATCGCGATATTGAAATTCCGGGCGGCCCCGAGGGACAATTTACTTTGCAGCAACCCGTTAATACAAATAGTAATAACAGCAATATCGTTGGTAACGATGCGTATAATATAACCCACGAAGCCGAGGAGGTAGAAGAATCGCTATCGCTGATTGAAAAAGAATCAGACCTGATCCGTAAGGCTTTAAAGAAACATAAAGGGAAACGTAAACTGGCTGCCAATGAACTGGGTATATCCGAGCGTACATTGTACAGAAAAATAAAAGAGTTAAATTTATAA
- a CDS encoding LptE family protein: protein MKRLYTAIVVLSLGLLSSCYTLKNSSIPIDVKTINIQFFENNAPLVVNNLSQTFTEALKDRIRTQSRLSIVRNEGDVIMSGAIVGYQIAPVSIEATNSNTAPIAGANRLSITVRVKCVYEKDKKDKNLNFEESMTRFANYKGDIGTQEQNLIQEITKQLTEDIFNRAFSNW, encoded by the coding sequence ATGAAAAGGTTATACACAGCAATTGTTGTTCTAAGTTTAGGTTTACTTTCATCGTGTTATACACTTAAAAACTCGTCCATACCTATTGATGTAAAAACCATCAACATCCAGTTTTTTGAAAACAATGCACCATTGGTGGTAAATAACTTGAGCCAAACTTTTACGGAGGCGTTGAAAGACCGTATCCGGACCCAAAGCCGCTTAAGTATCGTTAGGAACGAGGGAGATGTGATCATGTCAGGTGCCATTGTTGGCTACCAGATTGCGCCGGTATCTATCGAGGCTACCAATAGCAATACCGCACCTATTGCCGGTGCAAACAGGTTAAGTATTACGGTAAGAGTGAAGTGCGTTTACGAGAAGGATAAAAAGGATAAAAATCTTAACTTTGAGGAAAGTATGACGAGGTTTGCCAATTATAAAGGTGATATTGGAACGCAGGAACAAAACCTTATCCAGGAAATTACCAAGCAATTAACCGAAGATATTTTTAACAGGGCCTTTTCTAATTGGTAG
- the secG gene encoding preprotein translocase subunit SecG translates to MYILIILTVIVCALLGLIVLIQNPKGGGLSSNFSSSPQLMGVQKTGDFLEKGTWVLAITVMVLALAINVVAKGGSASTANPLQNQIDKASKPSSTAPVSQPLIPATQTPNKTK, encoded by the coding sequence ATGTACATTTTAATTATCCTTACCGTTATTGTATGCGCTCTGTTAGGGCTAATCGTATTGATCCAAAACCCTAAAGGCGGCGGTTTGTCATCTAATTTTTCAAGTTCACCGCAGCTGATGGGCGTTCAAAAAACAGGCGACTTTTTAGAAAAAGGCACCTGGGTATTGGCAATTACCGTAATGGTATTGGCATTGGCCATTAACGTGGTAGCCAAGGGTGGTTCGGCAAGTACCGCAAACCCTTTGCAAAACCAAATTGATAAAGCTTCAAAACCTTCGTCAACCGCGCCTGTATCACAGCCGTTGATCCCTGCAACACAAACTCCAAATAAAACAAAATAA
- the groES gene encoding co-chaperone GroES: protein MSLNIKPIGDRVVVEAAAAEEKTASGIIIPDTAKEKPQRGTIVAVGNGKVDEPLTVKVGDQVLYGKYAGTEITYEGKEYLIMRESDVYAVL, encoded by the coding sequence ATGTCATTAAACATTAAACCAATCGGCGACAGAGTGGTTGTAGAGGCTGCAGCAGCCGAAGAGAAAACCGCCTCGGGAATCATTATCCCTGATACCGCTAAAGAAAAACCTCAGCGTGGAACTATCGTTGCAGTAGGTAACGGTAAAGTAGATGAGCCTTTAACAGTAAAAGTTGGTGACCAGGTTTTATATGGTAAATATGCCGGTACCGAAATTACCTACGAAGGAAAAGAATATTTAATTATGCGCGAATCTGACGTTTACGCGGTACTGTAA
- the groL gene encoding chaperonin GroEL (60 kDa chaperone family; promotes refolding of misfolded polypeptides especially under stressful conditions; forms two stacked rings of heptamers to form a barrel-shaped 14mer; ends can be capped by GroES; misfolded proteins enter the barrel where they are refolded when GroES binds) yields MAKQVKYNVEARDALKRGVDILANAVKVTLGPKGRNVIIDKKFGSPSITKDGVTVAKEIELKDALENMGAQMVKEVASKTADIAGDGTTTATVLAQAIVTAGIKNVAAGANPMDLKRGIDKAVAAVVEDLKAQSQTVGEDNNKIKQVAAISANNDEIIGSLIAEAMAKVGKDGVITVEEAKGTETEVKTVEGMQFDRGYLSPYFVTNADKMEVELENPYILIYDKKISSMKELLPILEKQVQTGKPLLIIAEDLDGEALATLVVNKIRGSLKVAAVKAPGFGDRRKAMLEDIAILTGGTLISEERGYKLENADLTYLGTAEKIIIDKDNTTIINGAGSADEIKGRVGQIKSQIESTTSDYDREKLQERLAKLSGGVAVLYVGAATEVEMKEKKDRVDDALHATRAAVEEGIVAGGGVAFIRAVAALADLKGDNEDENTGIQIIRRAIEEPLRQICQNAGIEGSIVVQKVKEGTADFGYNARTDKYENLIAAGVIDPTKVGRVALENAASIAAMLLTTEVVLADDPEDAPAGGPPMGGGGMGGMM; encoded by the coding sequence ATGGCAAAACAAGTTAAATACAATGTTGAAGCACGCGACGCCTTAAAACGCGGTGTTGATATTTTGGCCAATGCGGTTAAAGTAACATTAGGTCCTAAAGGCAGAAACGTAATTATTGATAAAAAATTCGGCTCACCATCAATCACTAAAGATGGTGTTACTGTTGCTAAAGAAATCGAACTGAAAGATGCTTTAGAAAACATGGGTGCCCAGATGGTTAAAGAAGTTGCATCAAAAACTGCCGATATTGCAGGTGATGGTACTACTACTGCTACCGTTTTAGCACAAGCTATTGTAACCGCAGGTATTAAAAACGTAGCTGCAGGTGCAAACCCAATGGATTTAAAACGTGGTATTGATAAAGCTGTTGCAGCTGTTGTTGAGGATTTAAAAGCTCAATCGCAAACTGTGGGCGAAGACAATAACAAAATAAAACAAGTTGCTGCAATTTCTGCAAATAACGACGAGATCATCGGTTCGTTAATTGCCGAAGCTATGGCTAAAGTTGGTAAAGATGGTGTTATCACTGTTGAAGAAGCAAAAGGAACTGAAACTGAAGTTAAAACTGTAGAAGGTATGCAGTTTGACCGCGGTTACCTTTCTCCTTACTTTGTTACCAATGCTGATAAAATGGAAGTTGAATTAGAAAATCCTTACATCCTGATCTATGATAAAAAGATCTCTTCGATGAAAGAATTACTTCCTATCCTTGAAAAACAAGTACAAACAGGCAAACCATTGTTGATTATTGCTGAAGATCTTGATGGCGAAGCATTGGCTACTTTGGTAGTTAACAAAATCCGCGGCTCACTGAAAGTTGCTGCTGTTAAAGCACCAGGTTTTGGCGATCGCAGGAAAGCTATGTTAGAGGACATCGCTATCCTTACAGGTGGTACTTTGATCTCGGAAGAAAGAGGTTACAAATTAGAAAATGCCGACCTGACTTACTTAGGTACTGCCGAGAAAATCATTATCGACAAAGATAACACAACCATCATCAATGGTGCTGGTTCTGCCGATGAGATCAAAGGTCGTGTTGGCCAGATCAAATCTCAGATCGAATCAACTACATCTGATTACGACCGCGAAAAATTACAGGAGCGTTTAGCCAAATTATCTGGCGGTGTTGCTGTGCTTTACGTAGGTGCTGCTACAGAAGTTGAAATGAAAGAGAAAAAAGACCGTGTTGACGATGCTTTACACGCAACACGTGCTGCTGTTGAAGAAGGTATTGTTGCTGGTGGTGGCGTTGCCTTCATCCGCGCAGTAGCTGCTTTAGCTGATTTGAAAGGTGATAACGAAGACGAGAACACTGGTATCCAGATCATCCGTCGTGCTATCGAAGAGCCTTTACGTCAGATTTGCCAGAACGCTGGTATCGAAGGTTCAATCGTAGTACAAAAAGTTAAAGAAGGTACAGCCGATTTCGGTTACAATGCACGTACAGATAAATACGAGAACCTGATTGCGGCGGGCGTTATCGATCCAACTAAAGTTGGTCGTGTAGCTTTAGAGAATGCGGCTTCTATCGCAGCTATGTTGTTAACAACAGAAGTGGTATTGGCTGACGATCCTGAAGATGCTCCAGCCGGCGGCCCACCAATGGGCGGCGGCGGTATGGGCGGCATGATGTAA